The following nucleotide sequence is from Scheffersomyces stipitis CBS 6054 chromosome 4, complete sequence.
TCTTGGTACTCCAGTTAAATAATTTATGCGTGCATGTAATAATACTGTTTTATATCACATCCATACCCAACCTTTTGGTGATTTCCGCTGTATTGGATAGGGGAAAAATGTGATTAATTGTGTTACACACAGGACAAAAATGCACTTTTGTGCATGTACTCTACATGACATCACGTTGGCTCTTGGCATGTATATATCAGTGCGTAAATACGGGTTTTTCAGCTATCGTGGGATCCACTCGACATGAATGGCGCAGGCTAAAGCTCTAGAAGGGAAACTCTTGCAATTAAAAATCCAATTTTCGTATCGTCCAAAAAGAACCGAAAACAACCAACCAAAGGAAAGCGAAGGTCATGCCTGGCCGGACGTGGTTACATCATTGAATCGACCTTCACTACACTCTAAAACTTAATTTTGGGTTTTCATATTTTTAAGCGCCTTTATTACCCCAAATTTGTGCTATCAAATTATGTACACGGCAAAACGCCGGAATAGCTTTTTTACAGATACTGAGCTGACTTCGCTAAAGAGTATACCAACAAAACGTACAGAATAAAGGCGAGGTGAAAAGGACCAGACAAGGGAATTTGTAGGTTCAACATGCATTTGCATCTAAACCGctgtcaagaagttttTTTTTCGAAATAGAATAAGATTGCACACTAATAATGACACAAGGGTTCATATTCTGTTATGAGTCTTGGGGTATTATTCATAAATTTGGAGGCGACGGAGTCATCCGCACATGTAATGGCTTCATAGATTTAGGGTCTCGCAGATATCAATATTGCTGAGgatattttcttcgttcTCAGTTTGTGAATGTTTCCAGTGGATATGTACAATAccaacttttcatttcCTCGGCACCTTCACTACACGTTTTGCAGAAGACTGGcaccatcttcttcgaGTCCATGATAACTCCGAGCACAGTCTACGTTCACCTAACAATGTGACGACAATTTGCTTAGTCGGTAACACACGTCTGCAGtcacaaaaaaaaaaaatacacACAAGTTCTGGGAGTTACAGAACTTGTGAACAATCGCAACACTTGTAAATCCATTAAAGACAAATGTAGGTCCAGATGCTTAATCATTCGTTTACATTGCCTTTACATCAGAAACAACGGCGAAAACTATTTTGATCCAGGTTCAAACTAAATAGACAatacaagaaaaagttgtGTGCTCACTTTAAAATGTCAATATTGTCCCTGTCCTTGACAATAGTTTCGAGCTCAAAATGCAACATTGAAAGTCGCAATAATTTTCTAAGGAAACGTTATGGTTAAACTATTTTCCACATAGTGCATATTACCATTTTCTAATTTTTCGCTCGACCCATGCAAGAGTGTGTACTGATGATCTTCGCAGCTGTAACTTTTAAGTTACAGGAATATACGGAAACACCTCTCTTAATGGAACATAAGTTGCTCTGTTGGTTATCAATCTGAATACACCTCTTTATTCCGAAAATAGACGCCAGCCAGTGACAATAACGGTAGATCAGAGCCATACAGGGCAAAAAAATACTTTGTAAGGCCGAGATTAATAAAACTGGTCGGTTTGTACTTTGGACCTCGCGGAATTTCAAACAAAGCAAATTATGTGGAATAAAAAAATAGTGTATCCGGTTGCAAACTCCTGATATGCCTCTTTTCTTGTGGGCTATAAGTAGCAAATGAGACAACTATCGTCCTCAGTTGGAACAATGCAATGAGCCTATTTGTAAAAAACgtagatttgaagaaactcaGCGATGTCACTGACACAAGTAGGAAAGCGGAATTGTAGATTATTCACATGAATCATACTAAAATTCAACCTGATAAGTTGATGTCGTATGAAATTGGTATTCAAATTATTTCCTTGTATGATCAGTAGTTTGCGATTTTGTACCAGTTGGTTGAGTAGTGTTGCATACAATAGACACTTGATAGCGCTTTTGTATAGGCTTACTGACTGGGTAGATTTCCGAGGAGATTTTCGTATACGAGAATTAGCATCCCCTTTCTGACGTTCATTCTCGTCAATGCACACAAGCATCCTTGCTCGTGATAAGATTTTCTGGCAAAGCGGAGTTTCGGCTTATGTTTTGCTACTATCATATGGATAGTGTACTGTAATAGAAGCCTGTGTGCTTTGGCGTCGAGTGCACAACATATGATCAGTGCTCAATTGTAAGTATCAAATGTGGAGCTGAATTTCATCTATTTTTTGGGCATTTACTTATGTTTGCACCTCCCTCTTTTGCTGTGAAATCGACCCGAAAACTCCCAAGTATTGGTAGCTTCCAGCACATACATTGTGAGCAGACACCATATGCCCGTTTAGCATAAATAGACCAGATTTCGAGCTTATAACATCCAAAAATTGCTAAACCCTATAAGCTTTGCTAAAGTGTTGTCAACCTTATATGAAGAAACTAGGTTTTGAGTTTCTTCCCTATCCTGTACGTTGGCGGTTCATTCTGATAGGAGAGGTGCAATTACATTATTTTTGGCTCTCTATGCGCATCAGATTCTTTTTCGCCATGCTACGTAACTTCGGCGTGGcatttccaaatcaagTTTATCCCTTTGTAATATACGGcattcaatttttttttgagAGGGGGATTTTTTGTAAGTAATTTTTGGGCGATCAATGGTTCCCTTGTAGTAACTGTATATTGCGGAATCAGTATTATTTTTATTTGAGACTGTTATTTTGACGCTGGGAGTAAAGTTCATGTATAGAAAGGAAAATATCGTTGGCTATTCTAACACgcaatttttttgttttgtttGTCGAGGGCTACCTGTGACAGTCCTGTCGAACAGATTCCCAGTCACAAGCCCAAGCGTCGGTCCTAACCGTGAAAGAAATTTCACGCTACAATACAAAAAAACTGCCGATTATTTAGGGTTGCACGACTGTGCTTACAATAGGAAAAATAAGgtatcaacaacaaaattAAACTACTGGaagcaaaaaaaaaaaataaaaaagttcaagtccCAGATCCCTAAAAAATCTGACTTTATGTGCTCTTACATATACTTTTAATAGAGGTAGTGCCCACCGATATCTGAAAGATATCATGTAGACATATTAAGACACACCTATCCATACAAGCTtacaattcaattctaatTCTTGTGTTTTTCCAAAGATTTTTGTTCATTATTACACTTATGCATAGTTCCAACCCTAATTAAAGAATCCATAGATTGATCTTCACTTCAGAACTACTATTCATTCTTTTTCGACTTTTTTTCCCTTATACAGCAATTTTATCTTTATTTTTCACTAGATTACATCAATTGACATCTAACATCGTTGCAAACGGAAACACCCTTGTCCTCGAGCACCTTCTTCCACAGCCCATCTGATAGAACCAACGGCATTTTCGGCATTTGCTCGATATCTACACCATTATTTCAAGCAAGCGATCACACCCAAGTCTTGGAATTGTGATCCAACCTGTCTTTCCCTTATTGTCTGAGGCAATTGTCCCTACCCTTCTGTGAAATAATTATACACGTCTTCCACAGACACTGTCGTGGTAGTATTAAGTGGAACTGTTCAATTTTAGCCTCCACACGGTGTCTATTATCGCCTTGGAAAATTGACTTCACTATGTACTTGTAGTAGAAGGATGTCCTCCGTACCTGAACAAAATCCTGGCAGCGATAACAACACACTATCCAATTCCACAACCAAGGTCACGGCTAATCAATATCTTGATTCAAATGTCTTTGCTGCTCCACAACCAACCGCTCTGTCCGAGGCGACAAGCGCCCCGAACGAACAGACTTCATCAGCACTTGGCTACTACCCCCAGTCGCTGCAGAACACCCAACAGCCTCCAGTTCACTACATTGACCATGGGTTTCAGCAGCGAGCGACTCTTCAAATGGTACCCCAGCAGCAAAATATGAATGTACAACAATTGCTGCAACCGCCACAACAAATACAACAGCCGCCGGTACAGTTCCAGCCTCTTGTAGTACAACAGCATTATTATGCGCCTCCTCCCACAAACACGTCAGACTCGTTCTACCAACAGTCGCTTCACGACCTTTCTTCTTACGCATATGCACCCTCGGCAGTTCAGATCATGGGTTCTACTCCGGCAGTAGCTCAACCGTACCTTGTTGCGACGCAGCAGTACGACGCTttccagcaacagcagcaagCGCTGACGCTGCAGCCACAAGCACAAGCACAAGCACAGCTCACACAATCCTCACAATCCTCACAATCCCAGCAATTACAAACGttgcaacagcaacagcaacagcagcaacaactacaacaacaacaacaacaacaacaacaacaacaacaacaacaacaacaattgcaaaaaatggCACAGCCATCTCCATTGCTTCCTAGTAATCCCACCTACCAGGCGCCAGCTCAAGGTTCATACCAGCAAAGTAATTACATGCAATTGCTTTTGGTACCGACTCAGAAACGACAGATCTCTACACCAAATGTATTGGGCAgctcagtttcttcaatttctggaGATCAATCTGCTGTCGGACTGACTAATGACCAATTGAATTATATGAACTCGTCGTTGCCGCCATTGACTCCCTACGGAAATATTTATTCAGGAAATCTCCAACAGGGTCCTCTGCAGAGGTACCAGACACTGCAACTGGGCCAACAGCCCACCGTGTCATTTCCATTAAATGCCCAGCAGCCAGTCTTGGGTCTTGGAAGTGGCCAGATGTCTGGTCAAGCACCTCCCTACGTAAAAATGGATTACGATTTCAGCGGTGCTACaggatcttctttttctgtaATGCCCAATGTAGACGGATCTATAACATctgcttcatcttcagccAATGACATACCAAAAAAAGGTCggagaagaagcagcaaGTCTTCCCACATTATGACTCCAGAGACAGCCGAGAGAAATCGATGCAGAATTTGCAACAAACAGTTCAAGAGACCTTCATCACTTCAAACCCATTACTACTCACATACGGGAGAAAAGATCTTCAAATGTCCCTGGCCCGGTTGTGGGAGATTGTTTTCTGTCAAGTCAAATATGACGAGACACTACAGACTTCACGAAAGAGATTTCAACAAACAGAACGACAAGGAACTCAACCCCACTACCTTGCCCCGGGATCTAGAGTTATATCCTTCCAAAATCCTGTCCTCTAGCAATCCTACTTCAACTACTACTACTGCTAATAATAATGCATTGGAGGGCAGCTACAATTATCAACAGCCTAACATTAAAAAACAAATACTGGAATaatcaaaattgaaaaatctacTGCCAACATCTTATAACCCCAGGACTACGAAAGAGCTGGTGTTGAAGAGATTTTTCTAGCCAATAGAACTATTTCCCTCAAAAAAGGTATTTACTGTCTGACAGGAAAATAGAGTAAAGACAGAAACATATCGCCTGGGGAATATACAGAATAGTCTTTCGACTACTCGAACTTAGCCCATAGCTAGGATGATAGCGACCGGCATCATTCTGCATGGGTCAAATGTATGTATCATTAGTGTATAATAATACAATAACCTGAATTATCTCT
It contains:
- the BED1.1 gene encoding zinc finger protein (zf-BED BED zinc finger~go_component nucleus~go_function nucleic acid binding; zinc ion binding), whose amino-acid sequence is MSSVPEQNPGSDNNTLSNSTTKVTANQYLDSNVFAAPQPTASSEATSAPNEQTSSALGYYPQSSQNTQQPPVHYIDHGFQQRATLQMVPQQQNMNVQQLSQPPQQIQQPPVQFQPLVVQQHYYAPPPTNTSDSFYQQSLHDLSSYAYAPSAVQIMGSTPAVAQPYLVATQQYDAFQQQQQASTSQPQAQAQAQLTQSSQSSQSQQLQTLQQQQQQQQQLQQQQQQQQQQQQQQQQLQKMAQPSPLLPSNPTYQAPAQGSYQQSNYMQLLLVPTQKRQISTPNVLGSSVSSISGDQSAVGSTNDQLNYMNSSLPPLTPYGNIYSGNLQQGPSQRYQTSQSGQQPTVSFPLNAQQPVLGLGSGQMSGQAPPYVKMDYDFSGATGSSFSVMPNVDGSITSASSSANDIPKKGRRRSSKSSHIMTPETAERNRCRICNKQFKRPSSLQTHYYSHTGEKIFKCPWPGCGRLFSVKSNMTRHYRLHERDFNKQNDKELNPTTLPRDLELYPSKISSSSNPTSTTTTANNNALEGSYNYQQPNIKKQISE